The following are from one region of the Nicotiana tomentosiformis chromosome 7, ASM39032v3, whole genome shotgun sequence genome:
- the LOC104112174 gene encoding L-ascorbate peroxidase 2, cytosolic, with translation MGKCYPRVSEEYVKAVEKCKRKLRGLIAEKNCAPIILRLAWHSAGTYDVKTKTGGPFGTIRHPDELKHGANNGLDIAVRLLEPIKEQFPVLSYADFYQLAGVVAVKVTGGPDIPFHPGRQDKTEPPPEGRLPDATKGSDHLREVFGHMGLSDKDIVALSGGHTLGRCHKERSGFEGAWTNNPLIFDNSYFKELLSGEKEGLLQLPSDKALLEDPVFRPLVEKYAADEDAFFSDYAEAHLKLSELGFADST, from the exons ATGGGGAAATGCTATCCGAGAGTGAGCGAAGAGTATGTAAAAGCAGTAGAGAAATGTAAGAGAAAGCTTAGAGGACTCATTGCTGAGAAAAATTGTGCTCCTATTATCCTCCGATTGGC ATGGCATTCAGCAGGGACATATGATGTCAAAACCAAAACTGGAGGTCCATTTGGGACAATCAGGCACCCTGATGAACTTAAACATGGAGCCAACAATGGTCTTGACATTGCTGTTCGACTTTTGGAGCCAATTAAGGAGCAATTTCCAGTCTTATCCTATGCCGACTTTTATCAG TTGGCTGGCGTAGTGGCGGTTAAAGTTACGGGAGGCCCTGATATTCCTTTTCACCCAGGGAGACAG GACAAGACAGAACCACCTCCAGAAGGCCGCTTGCCTGATGCCACAAAAG GCTCAGACCATCTGAGAGAGGTTTTCGGGCACATGGGGCTGAGTGATAAAGACATTGTTGCTTTATCTGGTGGTCACACTCTG GGAAGGTGCCACAAAGAACGGTCAGGATTTGAGGGAGCATGGACTAACAACCCTCTCATATTTGATAATTCATATTTCAA GGAACTCCTGAGTGGAGAGAAAGAAGGTCTTCTCCAGCTACCATCAGACAAAGCACTTCTAGAAGATCCAGTCTTCCGCCCTCTCGTCGAGAAATACGCTGCA GATGAAGATGCCTTCTTTTCTGACTATGCTGAAGCTCATTTAAAGCTCTCGGAGCTCGG GTTTGCAGATTCTACATAA
- the LOC104112173 gene encoding probable LRR receptor-like serine/threonine-protein kinase At1g67720: MESRFFIFFFWFLFLLINGSQAQPGFISLDCGGKDNFTDELGLEWIPDTQMISGDIANISVLNETRTQYMTLRYFPADNRKYCYTLDVIPRNRYLVRATFLYGNFDNNNFYPKFDISLGATRWATIVISDANTMEYQELIFLATDPSISVCLSNATTGQPFISTLELRRFNGSIYMNEFENDFFMSVSARINFGAESDDPVRYPDDPFDRIWASDTIKKANYLVDVAAGTERVSTKMPIDVNTVNGEIPPQKAMQTAVVGRNGSLTYRLNLDGFPGFGWAFVYFAEIEDLDPSDTRKFRLVLPGDPDISKLVVNIQENAHGKYRLYEPGYFNLSLPFVLSFRFGKTGDSTMGPLLNAMEINRYVKRTGGSLDGPVISSLISRYSSANWTNEGGDPCLPVPWSWIRCDSDILPRITSIKLSGKILTGNIPPELTKLSGLVELWLDGNSLTGPIPDLSGCPNLQIIHLENNQLSGELPSSLEGLTSLKELYVQNNRLTGSVPSGLLNNGVILNYTGNTNLRKEDSNHSRKKIIIGSTVGASALLLATVASCILLQKGKKSSPKQGRLEQNLPPQRFVSSFGDAATEAAHCFTLAELEEATRNFERKVGSGGFGVVYYGKLKDGKEIAVKVLTNNSFQGKREFSNEVALLSRIHHRNLVQFLGFCQEDGKSILVYEFMHNGTLKEHLYGPQLPDRSINWIRRLEIAEDAAKGIEYLHTGCVPSIIHRDVKTSNILLDKNMRAKVSDFGLSKLAVDGASHVSSIVRGTVGYLDPEYYISQQLTDKSDVYSFGVILLELISGQEAISNEKFGLNCRNIVQWAKLHIESGDIQGIIDPALHNDYDIQSIWKIAEKALMCVQPHGSMRPSISEVIKEIQDAIAIEKGAEAVREGSSDDISRHSMHSSLHAGSMDLGASDHYLSIDESITRPTAR; this comes from the exons ATGGAGAGTAGattttttatcttctttttttggtttctttttcttctcataaATGGTAGCCAAGCACAACCAG GTTTTATAAGTTTAGATTGCGGAGGTAAAGACAACTTCACAGATGAACTTGGTCTCGAATGGATTCCTGATACTCAAATGATAAGTGGAGATATAGCTAATATATCTGTATTAAATGAGACGAGGACACAGTATATGACCTTGAGATACTTTCCAGCCGATAACAGAAAGTATTGCTATACACTTGATGTGATTCCCAGGAACAGGTACCTTGTAAGAGCAACTTTTCTATATGGAAACTTTGATAACAACAATTTCTACCCAAAGTTTGACATCTCACTTGGCGCAACTCGTTGGGCTACAATAGTTATTTCTGATGCTAATACAATGGAGTACCAAGAGTTAATATTTCTAGCCACAGACCCTTCAATAAGTGTCTGTTTATCCAATGCAACTACTGGGCAGCCCTTCATCTCTACACTTGAGCTCCGACGTTTTAATGGTTCAATATATATGAATGAATTTGAAAATGATTTTTTCATGAGTGTCTCCGCAAGGATAAATTTTGGTGCAGAGAGTGATGATCCTGTAAG GTACCCTGATGACCCATTCGATAGAATATGGGCGTCTGACACCATAAAAAAAGCCAATTACCTTGTTGATGTTGCTGCTGGCACCGAAAGAGTTTCAACCAAAATGCCAATTGATGTCAACACTGTAAATGGTGAAATTCCTCCTCAGAAAGCAATGCAGACTGCTGTAGTAGGAAGAAATGGCTCGTTGACTTATCGTCTGAATCTCGATGGTTTCCCTGGTTTTGGATGGGCATTTGTCTATTTTGCCGAAATTGAGGATTTGGATCCCAGTGATACTAGGAAATTTCGGTTGGTCCTCCCTGGAGATCCTGATATCAGCAAGCTTGTTGTTAATATTCAAGAGAATGCCCACGGGAAATATCGTTTATATGAGCCAGGCTATTTCAACTTGTCCTTACCCTTTGTGTTATCTTTTCGTTTTGGAAAGACAGGTGACTCCACCATGGGGCCCCTCTTGAATGCTATGGAAATAAACAGATATGTGAAGAGAACTGGCGGCTCTTTAGATG GACCAGTTATTTCCAGTTTAATTTCGCGTTACTCTTCTGCCAATTGGACAAACGAAGGTGGTGACCCATGCTTACCAGTCCCATGGTCCTGGATCCGTTGTGACTCAGATATCTTACCAAGAATAACATCAAT TAAATTGTCTGGAAAAATTTTGACTGGAAATATTCCGCCGGAGTTGACAAAGTTGAGCGGCTTAGTTGAGCT TTGGCTGGATGGGAATTCACTGACTGGTCCAATACCTGATTTAAGTGGATGTCCAAACTTGCAGATAAT ACATCTTGAGAACAATCAGTTAAGTGGAGAGCTTCCTTCCTCCTTAGAAGGCCTAACAAGTTTGAAAGAACT GTATGTTCAGAACAACAGGTTAACTGGAAGCGTGCCATCTGGTCTTCTCAATAATGGTGTCATTTTGAA CTACACTGGAAACACTAATCTTCGCAAAGAGGACAGCAATCACAGCCGTAAGAAAATCATCATCGGATCAACAGTTGGGGCTTCCGCTCTTCTTCTTGCTACTGTTGCCTCTTGCATACTAttgcaaaaaggaaaaaaaagctCTCCTAAGCAAG GCCGTCTCGAACAGAATTTACCTCCTCAAAGGTTTGTCTCTTCCTTTGGGGATGCTGCAACAGAAGCAGCACACTGCTTTACATTAGCTGAACTTGAAGAAGCAACCAGGAACTTTGAAAGAAAGGTTGGATCAGGGGGATTTGGAGTTGTATACTATGGGAAATTGAAGGATGGGAAGGAAATTGCTGTCAAAGTTCTTACAAATAATTCCTTTCAAGGGAAGCGAGAGTTCTCAAATGAG GTAGCTCTGCTTTCAAGAATACATCACAGAAACCTCGTACAGTTTTTGGGATTTTGCCAGGAAGATGGGAAGAGTATCCTTGTGTATGAATTCATGCATAATGGAACTCTTAAAGAACATCTCTATG GTCCTCAATTACCTGATCGGAGTATTAATTGGATCAGGCGCCTTGAGATTGCTGAAGATGCTGCAAAAG GAATTGAATATCTTCACACGGGATGTGTTCCGTCCATCATCCACAGAGATGTGAAAACTAGCAACATTCTGCTTGACAAGAATATGAGAGCAAAAGTTTCAGATTTTGGTCTGTCCAAACTTGCAGTAGATGGAGCCTCTCATGTGTCGAGCATAGTCCGCGGAACTGTAGGATATCTCGATCCAGA ATATTACATTTCGCAGCAGTTGACGGACAAAAGTGACGTTTACAGTTTTGGCGTCATTCTCTTGGAGCTAATATCTGGTCAAGAAGCAATTTCTAATGAAAAATTTGGTTTGAATTGCCGCAATATAGTCCAATGG GCAAAACTACACATAGAAAGTGGGGATATTCAGGGTATTATCGACCCCGCTTTACACAACGACTATGATATCCAATCAATTTGGAAGATAGCTGAGAAAGCTTTGATGTGTGTCCAACCCCATGGGAGCATGAGACCGTCGATCTCGGAAGTTATTAAGGAAATCCAGGATGCAATTGCAATCGAAAAAGGCGCAGAAGCAGTAAGGGAAGGTAGTTCAGATGATATATCCAGGCATTCGATGCATTCGTCCCTTCACGCGGGCTCAATGGACCTAGGTGCAAGTGACCATTACTTGTCCATTGATGAGTCTATCACGAGACCAACAGCTCGATGA
- the LOC104112172 gene encoding nuclear transcription factor Y subunit B-10-like — protein MADGQGSSRSPASPNGGGSHESGGDQSPRSNVREQDRFLPIANISRIMKKALPANGKIAKDAKETVQECVSEFISFITSEASDKCQREKRKTINGDDLLWAMATLGFEDYIEPLKVYLARYREMEGDTKGSAKTADGSAKRDGMQPSPSSQLAHQGSFSQGMNYGNSQGQHMMVPMQGTE, from the exons ATGGCGGATGGTCAAGGATCGTCAAGGTCACCAGCGAGTCCAAACGGAGGAGGAAGTCACGAGAGCGGTGGAGACCAAAGCCCTAGGTCTAATGTACGTGAACAGGACAGGTTTCTTCCTATCGCTAATATTAGTCGAATCATGAAAAAGGCGCTTCCTGCTAATGGAAAAATTGCTAAAGATGCTAAGGAAACTGTTCAGGAATGTGTTTCCGAGTTCATTAGCTTCATTACCAGCGA GGCAAGTGACAAGTGCCagagagagaaaagaaagacTATTAATGGTGACGATTTGCTATGGGCAATGGCAACTCTAGGTTTTGAAGATTATATTGAGCCACTCAAGGTGTACCTTGCTCGGTACAGAGAG ATGGAG GGTGACACAAAGGGATCTGCCAAGACTGCTGATGGGTCTGCTAAAAGAGATGGGATGCAACCTAGTCCTAGTTCACAG CTTGCACATCAAGGTTCATTCTCGCAAGGAATGAATTATGGAAACTCTCAG